One Drosophila virilis strain 15010-1051.87 chromosome 5, Dvir_AGI_RSII-ME, whole genome shotgun sequence DNA window includes the following coding sequences:
- the ACC gene encoding acetyl-CoA carboxylase isoform X3, translating into MEKNNSSVIAATATTSSAISTTTKGSDQQQKQRFPKSCIKKVKFSSESLKSDVDGLCEQLKESVLTDLSNFNNNNNNNNNIDVKYNNKMSEQEATTSAETTQSAPTDGERPSFLVGDEIDEKEAIEAGEAGDEFPQKMQSDVCQNGDIAERRKRLRPSMSRTGLGQDRHQDRDFHIATTEEFVKRFGGTRVINRVLIANNGIAAVKCMRSIRRWSYEMFKNERAVRFVVMVTPEDLKANAEYIKMADHYVPVPGGSNNNNYANVELIVDIALRTQVQAVWAGWGHASENPKLPELLHKEGLVFLGPPERAMWALGDKVASSIVAQTAEIPTLPWSGSDLKAQYSGKKIKISSELFARGCVTNVEQGLAAVAKIGFPVMIKASEGGGGKGIRRVDTTEEFPGLFRQVQAEVPGSPIFVMKLASGARHLEVQLLADQYGNAISLFGRDCSIQRRHQKIIEEAPAIVAQPEVFEDMEKAAVRLAKMVGYVSAGTVEYLYDPEGRYFFLELNPRLQVEHPCTEMVADVNLPACQLQIGMGIPLYRLKDIRLLYGESPWGSSVIDFENPPNKPRPSGHVIAARITSENPDEGFKPSSGTVQELNFRSSKNVWGYFSVAASGGLHEFADSQFGHCFSWGENRQQARENLVIALKELSIRGDFRTTVEYLITLLETNRFLENSIDTAWLDALIAERMQSEKPDILLGVMCGALHIADRHITEAFTSFQTSLEKGQIQAANTLSNVVDVELINGGLRYKVQAAKSGHNSYFLLMNNSFKEIEVHRLSDGGLLISLEGASYTTYMKEEVDRYRIVIGNQTCVFEKENDPSLLRSPSAGKLINMLVEDGAHVAKGQAFAEIEVMKMVMTLTSQEAGTVTFVRRPGAVLDAGSLLGHLELDDPSLVTKAQPCKSQFPQPENAPVPEKLNRVHNTYKAILENTLAGYCLPEPYNAQRLRDIIEKFMQSLRDPSLPLLELQEVIASISGRIPISVEKKIRKLMTLYERNITSVLAQFPSQQIASVIDSHAATLQKRADRDVFFLTTQSIVQLVQRYRNGIRGRMKAAVHELLRQYYDVESQFQHGHYDKCVGLVREHNKDDMLTVVNTIFSHSQVAKKNLLVTLLIDHLWANEPGLTDELANTLSELTSLNRAEHSRVALRSRQVLIAAHQPAYELRHNQMESIFLSAVDMYGHDFHPENLQRLILSETSIFDILHDFFYHSNRAVCNAALEVYVRRAYTSYELTCLQHLELSGGLPLVHFQFLLPTAHPNRLFSRMSSPEGLDQAIATETMGSSFVRTGAIAAFDSFEHFSMYSDEILDLLEDFVSPALVSAKVLEAVEAADSISDSRHSTSINVSLSDPITRANAAEEAKSTEPIHIISVAVRETGEMDDVQMSQIFGNYCMEHNKELFQRRIRRITFAALKKRQFPKFFTYRARDKFEEDRIYRHLEPASAFHLELNRMKTYDLEALPTANQKMHLYLGRAKVSKGQEVTDFRFFIRSIIRHSDLITKEASFEYLQNEGERVLLEAMDELEVAFSHPDAKRTDCNHIFLNFVPTVIMDPAKIEESVTKMIMRYGPRLWKLRVLQAELKMVIRQSPQSPTQAVRLCIANDSGYFLDISMYTEQTEPETGIIKFRAYGDKQGSLHGHPISSPYMTKDFLQQKRFQAQSNGTTYVYDVPDMFRQMTERHWKEFSKARPTVDIRIPDKILLECKELVLEDDNLVELQRLPGENNCGMVAWRIVLATPEYPAGREIIVIANDLTYLIGSFGIKEDVLFAKASQLARKLKVPRIYISVNSGARIGLAEEVKAMFRIAWEDPEEPDKGFKYLYLSTEDYAKVANLNSVRAILIEDEGEQRYKITDIIGKDDGLGVENLRYAGLIAGETSQAYEEIVTIAMVTCRTIGIGSYVVRLGQRVIQIDNSHIILTGYAALNKLLGRKVYASNNQLGGVQIMFNNGVTHKTEAIDLDGVYTILDWLSYIPAYIGCDLPIIMPSDQIDRPVDFMPTKSPYDPRWMLAGRVNPVNANEWENGFFDRDSWNEIMAPWAKTVVTGRARLGGVPVGVIAVETRTVEVEMPADPANLDSEAKTLQQAGQVWYPDSSYKTAQAIKDFGREELPLIVFANWRGFSGGMKDMYEQIVKFGAYIVDGLREYKKPVLIYLPPNAELRGGAWAVLDSLINPRYMETYADPEARGGVLEPEGIVEIKYKEKDLVKTIHRLDHTTIGLKREHDEAVAAGDKVKAAQLDEKIKARIAVLMHVYHTVAVHFADLHDTPERMLEKECISEIVPWRESRRWLYWRLRRLLLEDAYIKKILRAQDNLSVGQAKQMLRRWLVEDKGATEAYLWDKNEEMVSWYQEQTNAESIVSKNISSVRRDAIISTISKMLEDCPDVALDAVVGLCQGLTPVNRGVVVRTLAQMQLNEESSANTQG; encoded by the exons ATGGAGAAGA ACAACTCCAGCGTAATTGcggctacagcaacaacatcgtCAGCGAtaagtacaacaacaaaaggcagcgaccagcagcagaagcaacggTTTCCGAAGTCTTGCATTAAAAAGGTGAAATTCTCCAGCGAGAGCCTCAAGTCGGATGTTGATGGCCTCTGCGAGCAGTTAAAGGAGAGCGTTTTAACAGATTTGAGtaattttaataacaataacaacaacaacaacaacattgacgttaaatacaacaacaaaatgagcGAACAGGAGGCAACGACAAGCGCGGAAACAACACAGTCCGCGCCTACGGACGGCGAACGCCCCAGTTTTCTG GTGGGCGACGAAATTGATGAGAAGGAGGCCATCGAAGCGGGCGAAGCGGGCGATGAATTCCCGCAGAAAATGCAAAGCGATGTCTGCCAAAATGGCGACATTGCGGAACGTCGCAAGCGTCTGAG ACCCAGCATGTCGCGCACTGGCCTCGGCCAGGATCGTCATCAGGATCGGGACTTTCATATTGCCACCACGGAGGAGTTTGTGAAGCGCTTCGGGGGCACGCGTGTCATCAATCGGGTTCTCATCGCCAATAACGGAATTGCGGCGGTCAAGTGCATGCGCTCGATCCGCCGCTGGTCCTACGAGATGTTCAAGAACGAACGGGCGGTACGATTTGTGGTTATGGTCACGCCCGAGGATCTCAAGGCGAACGCGGAGTACATCAAAATGGCCGATCATTATGTGCCTGTGCCCGGTggatccaacaacaacaactatgccAATGTCGAGCTCATTGTGGATATCGCACTTCGCACTCAAGTGCAG GCTGTGTGGGCTGGCTGGGGTCATGCGTCGGAAAATCCCAAACTGCCGGAGCTGTTGCACAAGGAGGGTCTGGTGTTTCTCGGCCCGCCGGAGCGTGCGATGTGGGCACTGGGCGATAAGGTGGCCTCCTCGATTGTGGCCCAAACGGCGGAGATACCCACATTGCCGTGGTCCGGCTCCGATCTGAAGGCACAGTACAGCGGCAAGAAGATTAAAATATCCAGTGAACTCTTTGCACGCGGCTGTGTCACCAATGTGGAGCAGGGCCTGGCCGCCGTTGCCAAGATTG GCTTTCCGGTGATGATTAAAGCTTCGGAGGGAGGCGGCGGCAAGGGCATTCGTCGCGTGGACACCACCGAGGAGTTTCCGGGCCTGTTCCGTCAGGTGCAGGCCGAGGTGCCCGGTTCGCCCATATTTGTGATGAAGCTGGCGAGCGGTGCACGGCATTTGGAggtgcagctgctggcggATCAGTATGGCAATGCGATCAGTTTGTTTGGACGCGATTGTTCCATACAGCGACGCCATCAGAAGATCATCGAGGAGGCGCCGGCAATTGTCGCACAGCCGGAGGTCTTCGAGGACATGGAAAAGGCAGCTGTGCGTCTCGCCAAAATGGTGGGTTATGTCAGCGCCGGCACGGTCGAGTATCTGTACGATCCGGAGGGCAGATACTTCTTCCTGGAGCTTAATCCGCGTCTGCAAGTGGAGCATCCGTGCACGGAAATGGTAGCCGATGTGAATTTGCCCGCCTGTCAGCTCCAAATCGGCATGGGCATACCCCTGTACCGGCTCAAGGATATACGTCTGCTCTATGGCGAATCGCCGTGGGGCTCGTCCGTCATTGACTTTGAGAATCCGCCAAATAAGCCGCGCCCGTCGGGCCATGTCATTGCCGCACGCATCACCTCCGAGAATCCGGACGAGGGCTTCAAGCCAAGCTCTGGCACCGTGCAGGAGCTCAACTTCCGCTCCAGCAAAAATGTCTGGGGCTACTTCAGCGTAGCTGCCTCGGGTGGCCTGCACGAGTTTGCGGACTCGCAGTTCGGCCATTGCTTCTCCTGGGGCGAGAATCGTCAGCAGGCGCGCGAGAATCTTGTGATTGCCCTAAAGGAGCTGTCCATTCGCGGTGATTTCCGCACAACAGTCGAGTATCTGATTACGCTGCTCGAGACGAATCGTTTCCTTGAAAATAGCATAGACACCGCCTGGCTGGATGCGCTGATCGCGGAGCGTATGCAGTCCGAGAAACCGGACATTCTGCTGGGCGTCATGTGCGGCGCGCTGCACATTGCGGATCGCCACATAACGGAGGCATTCACCAGTTTCCAGACATCGCTGGAGAAGGGTCAAATCCAGGCCGCCAACACGCTGAGCAACGTGGTGGACGTGGAGCTCATTAACGGCGGGCTGCGCTACAAGGTGCAGGCGGCGAAGAGCGGACACAATTCCTATTTTCTGCTGATGAACAACTCGTTCAAGGAGATCGAGGTGCATCGTCTGTCCGACGGCGGGCTGCTCATCTCGCTGGAGGGCGCCTCGTACACCACCTACATGAAGGAGGAGGTGGATCGCTATCGCATTGTCATCGGCAACCAGACGTGCGTCTTCGAGAAGGAGAACGATCCATCGCTGTTGCGTAGTCCTTCGGCTGGCAAGCTGATCAACATGCTGGTGGAGGACGGCGCACATGTGGCCAAGGGCCAGGCATTTGCTGAAATTGAGGTCATGAAAATGGTGATGACCCTCACCTCCCAGGAGGCGGGCACTGTGACCTTTGTGCGTCGCCCAGGCGCTGTGCTGGATGCGGGCTCTCTGCTCGGCCATCTGGAACTGGATGATCCCTCACTGGTGACCAAGGCGCAGCCCTGCAAGAGCCAATTCCCGCAGCCAGAGAATGCGCCAGTCCCGGAGAAACTGAATCGTGTCCACAACACCTACAAGGCAATCTTGGAGAACACCCTGGCCGGCTACTGTCTGCCCGAGCCCTACAATGCGCAACGCCTCCGGGATATTATTGAGAAGTTTATGCAGAGCCTGCGTGATCcctcgctgccgctgctggagctgcaggAGGTGATCGCTTCGATATCGGGCCGCATACCCATTTCCGTGGAGAAAAAGATACGGAAACTGATGACGCTCTACGAGCGCAACATTACCAGCGTCCTGGCGCAGTTCCCCTCGCAGCAAATCGCCAGCGTCATCGACAGCCACGCGGCAACGCTCCAGAAGCGCGCCGATCGCGACGTCTTCTTCCTGACCACCCAGAGCATTGTGCAGCTGGTGCAGCGCTACAGGAACGGCATACGCGGACGCATGAAGGCTGCCGTCCATGAGCTGTTGCGTCAATACTACGACGTGGAGTCACAGTTCCAGCACGGACATTACGACAAGTGCGTCGGTCTGGTGCGCGAGCACAACAAGGACGACATGCTGACGGTGGTCAATACGATATTCTCGCACTCGCAGGTGGCCAAAAAGAATCTGCTGGTCACGCTGCTCATCGATCATCTGTGGGCCAACGAGCCGGGGCTCACCGACGAGCTGGCCAACACGCTCAGCGAGCTGACCTCCCTCAACCGGGCGGAGCATTCCCGTGTGGCATTGCGTTCGCGCCAGGTGCTCATTGCCGCCCATCAGCCGGCCTATGAGCTGCGTCACAACCAGATGGAATCTATTTTTCTGTCGGCCGTCGATATGTATGGCCACGATTTCCATCCGGAGAATTTGCAGCGTTTAATCCTGTCGGAGACATCCATCTTCGATATACTGCACGACTTCTTCTATCACTCCAATCGGGCTGTCTGCAATGCCGCCCTCGAGGTCTATGTGAGACGCGCCTACACCTCGTACGAGCTGACCTGCCTGCAGCATTTGGAGCTGTCCGGCGGCTTGCCGCTGGTGCATTTCCAATTTCTGCTGCCAACGGCGCATCCGAATCGTTTGTTCTCGCGCATGAGCTCGCCGGAGGGCCTGGATCAGGCGATAGCTACCGAAACGATGGGCAGCTCCTTTGTGCGAACCGGTGCGATTGCTGCCTTTGATTCGTTCGAGCATTTCTCTATGTATTCGGATGAGATCCTTGATCTGTTGGAAGATTTCGTTTCACCAGCGCTGGTTAGCGCCAAGGTCTTGGAGGCGGTCGAGGCGGCCGATTCCATATCGGACAGTCGTCACAGCACCTCCATCAATGTCTCACTCTCGGATCCCATCACGCGTGCCAATGCCGCCGAGGAGGCCAAATCCACGGAGCCCATACACATCATCAGCGTTGCTGTGCGGGAGACGGGCGAAATGGACGATGTGCAAATGTCACAGATCTTCGGCAACTATTGCATGGAGCACAACAAGGAACTGTTCCAGCGACGCATACGTCGCATCACCTTTGCCGCGCTCAAGAAGCGCCAGTTCCCCAAGTTCTTTACGTATCGCGCCCGCGACAAGTTCGAGGAGGATCGCATCTACAGACATTTGGAGCCGGCATCCGCTTTCCATTTGGAGCTGAATCGCATGAAGACCTATGATCTGGAGGCCTTGCCGACGGCCAATCAGAAGATGCACCTGTATTTGGGCAGGGCCAAGGTGTCCAAGGGTCAAGAGGTCACCGATTTCCGTTTCTTTATACGTTCCATTATCCGGCACTCGGACCTGATCACCAAGGAGGCCTCCTTTGAGTATCTGCAAAACGAGGGCGAGCGTGTGCTGCTCGAGGCCATGGACGAGCTGGAGGTGGCATTCTCTCATCCGGATGCCAAACGCACCGATTGCAATCACATATTCCTCAACTTTGTGCCCACTGTCATTATGGATCCCGCGAAAATCGAAGAGTCTGTCACCAAGATGATCATGCGCTATGGACCGCGTCTGTGGAAGCTGCGCGTGCTCCAAGCTGAGCTCAAGATGGTCATCCGGCAGTCACCCCAATCGCCCACGCAGGCGGTGCGTCTGTGCATAGCCAACGATTCCGGCTACTTCCTGGACATCTCCATGTATACGGAACAAACCGAACCCGAAACGGGCATC ATCAAGTTTAGGGCCTATGGCGATAAGCAGGGCTCGTTGCATGGCCATCCCATCTCATCGCCGTACATGACCAAGGACTTTTTGCAGCAGAAACGCTTCCAGGCGCAATCCAATGGCACCACCTATGTCTACGATGTGCCCGACATGTTCCGCCAGATGACCGAGCGTCATTGGAAGGAGTTCTCCAAGGCGCGTCCCACTGTGGATATACGCATACCCGATAAGATTCTGCTCGAGTGCAAGGAGCTGGTGCTGGAGGACGATAATCTGGTCGAGCTGCAGCGTTTGCCGGGCGAAAATAAT TGTGGCATGGTTGCTTGGCGTATTGTGCTGGCCACACCCGAGTATCCGGCTGGTCGCGAGATTATAGTGATTGCCAACGATCTGACCTATTTGATTGGCTCCTTTGGCATCAAGGAGGATGTGCTCTTTGCCAAGGCATCCCAGCTGGCCCGCAAACTCAAAGTGCCTCGT ATCTACATCTCCGTTAACAGCGGCGCGCGCATTGGTCTTGCCGAGGAGGTGAAAGCCATGTTTAGAATAGCCTGGGAGGATCCCGAAGAGCCCGACAAGGGCTTCAAATATCTATACCTGTCCACAGAGGATTACGCCAAGGTGGCCAATCTGAATTCGGTGCGTGCCATACTCATCGAGGATGAGGGCGAGCAACGCTACAAGATCACCGATATCATTGGCAAAGACGACGGTCTGGGCGTTGAGAATCTGCGCTACGCTGGCCTCATTGCCGGCGAGACATCGCAGGCATACGAGGAGATCGTGACCATTGCAATGGTCACCTGCCGCACCATTGGCATTGGCTCCTATGTGGTGCGTCTGGGTCAACGTGTCATACAGATTGACAACTCGCATATTATTCTCACAGGTTATGCTGCTCTGAACAAG CTACTCGGCCGCAAGGTTTATGCCTCGAATAACCAGCTTGGTGGCGTCCAGATCATGTTCAACAATGGCGTCACCCACAAGACGGAAGCCATCGATTTGGATGGCGTCTACACAATACTCGACTGGCTCTCCTACATTCCCGCCTACATTGGCTGTGATCTGCCCATCATTATGCCCAGCGATCAAATTGATCGTCCTGTCGATTTCATGCCCACCAAATCACCCTATGATCCGCGCTGGATGCTCGCCGGTCGTGTGAATCCTGTAAATGCCAATGAATGGGAAAATGGTTTCTTCGATCGCGATTCTTGGAACGAGATCATGGCGCCATGGGCTAAAACCGTGGTCACGGGTCGCGCCCGTTTGGGTGGTGTGCCCGTCGGCGTTATAGCCGTGGAGACGCGCACTGTGGAGGTGGAAATGCCCGCCGATCCGGCCAATTTGGATTCGGAAGCCAAGACACTGCAGCAGGCAGGTCAGGTATGGTATCCGGATTCATCGTACAAGACGGCACAGGCTATCAAGGATTTCGGACGCGAGGAGCTGCCATTGATTGTGTTCGCCAACTGGCGAGGCTTCTCCGGCGGCATGAAGGACATGTACGAACAGATTGTCAAATTTGGCGCATACATTGTCGATGGCCTGCGGGAGTACAAGAAGCCGGTGCTCATCTATTTGCCACCCAATGCTGAGCTGCGTGGCGGCGCTTGGGCTGTGCTCGATTCGCTCATCAATCCGCGTTATATGGAAACATATGCCGATCCAGAAGCGCGCGGCGGTGTGCTCGAGCCCGAGGGCATTGTGGAGATCAAGTACAAAGAAAAGGATCTCGTCAAGACAATACATCGCCTGGATCACACCACAATTGGG CTAAAGCGCGAGCACGACGAAGCGGTGGCCGCTGGTGATAAGGTCAAGGCGGCGCAGCTGGATGAGAAGATCAAGGCGCGCATCGCGGTGCTGATGCATGTTTATCACACAGTCGCCGTGCACTTTGCCGATCTGCACGATACGCCGGAGCGTATGCTGGAGAAGGAGTGCATCAGCGAAATTGTGCCCTGGCGCGAATCACGTCGCTGGCTCTACTGGCGACTGCGTCGGCTGCTGCTCGAGGATGCGTACATCAAGAAGATACTGCGCGCGCAGGATAATCTCTCTGTGGGTCAAGCCAAGCAGATGCTCCGTCGCTGGCTGGTTGAGGATAAGGGCGCCACCGAG GCCTATTTGTGGGACAAGAATGAGGAAATGGTATCCTGGTATCAGGAGCAAACAAATGCCGAATCGATTGTGTCCAAAAATATCAGCTCTGTGAGGCGGGATGCCATCATCTCCACAATATCCAAAATGCTAGAG GACTGTCCGGATGTGGCGCTGGACGCTGTTGTTGGCCTCTGCCAAGGCCTCACGCCAGTGAATCGCGGTGTTGTGGTGCGCACGTTGGCACAAATGCAGTTAAACGAGGAGTCCTCCGCGAATACCCAAGGATGA